The Cellulophaga lytica DSM 7489 nucleotide sequence AAGGCATGCGCATCTGCTGCATTATTTTCTAAACCAAGAGATATTACTTTAGAGAACTCTGCCGGAATCCCTTGCCCTATTACTGAAATAACCCCAGATCCTCCTGCTAAAACTGTAGAAAGTGCCGTAAAATCGTCTCCAGAAATTACCATAAAATCTTTTGGCTTATTCTTTATAATAGATAAAATTTGAACCATATCTCCGCAAGCTTCTTTTATAGCTACAATATTGTCAAAATCCTTTGCTAACCTAACAGTTGTAGAGGGCAGCATATTACTTCCTGTTCTACCAGGCACATTATATACAATTATTGGTTTTGGTGATGCTAATGCAATTGCTTTAAAATGTTGGTATATTCCTTCTTGAGTTGGCTTATTGTAATATGGAGACACGGATAGTATAGCAGAAAAGTTACTAAGATCTCTTTCTTTTAGCTCTGCAACCACAGCCATTGTATTATTACCTCCTATACCTAAAACCAACGGCAATCTTCCTGCATTAACTTTAACAACAGTATTTATTACCAATTGTTTTTCTTCTGCTGTAAGCGTTGCTGGTTCTCCTGTAGTCCCTAAAACCACTAAATAATTAACGCCATTAGCTATATTGTATTCTACAATATTTTGTAACGCTGTAACATCTACAGACAAATCTTCTTTAAAAGGTGTAACTAGCGCAACACCAGTACCAACTAATTCTTTCACACGTATAAATTTAATAATCAAAATTTAAGAACGTGCTGCAATACGTAGTACGTTCTTATTATATTTCATTAAAAACCGAGAGATATTTTCCCAGCTCTTTTTTAAAAATGTTAAAATCTTTAATAGGTATATTTAAGATTAAATCATTTAAATTTTCATCTACTTCACCAAAACCAACTTTTAACCTG carries:
- the dapA gene encoding 4-hydroxy-tetrahydrodipicolinate synthase, coding for MKELVGTGVALVTPFKEDLSVDVTALQNIVEYNIANGVNYLVVLGTTGEPATLTAEEKQLVINTVVKVNAGRLPLVLGIGGNNTMAVVAELKERDLSNFSAILSVSPYYNKPTQEGIYQHFKAIALASPKPIIVYNVPGRTGSNMLPSTTVRLAKDFDNIVAIKEACGDMVQILSIIKNKPKDFMVISGDDFTALSTVLAGGSGVISVIGQGIPAEFSKVISLGLENNAADAHALYNTLHDGIDFIFREGNPAGIKAIFENLNLATAKVRLPLLEATPELKATIQTFMNSFNKQLV